The following coding sequences are from one Longimicrobiaceae bacterium window:
- a CDS encoding rhamnogalacturonan lyase, whose amino-acid sequence MDLRPSSRLFLSCLLLSASGVTPASGQWPLEKLDRGVVAVPREEGGAFVSWRLLGDDPEGIAFNVYRASQGGEPRRLNPESISQVTFLLDETVAPGERAVYSVRPVVDGRESPADGWFTLQPETPYIVIPLQTPEGYTPNDGSVGDLDGDGAYELVIHQVGRGRDNSQNGVTTEPIIEAYELDGTLLWRINLGRNIREGAHYTQFIVYDLDGDGRAEVAMKTADGTVDGLGKVIGDANADYRNERGHVLAGPEYLTVFDGRTGAALATAPYIPPRHPTKLHPSEEELREIWGDGRGNRSDRYLAAVAYVDGERPSLIMARGYYTRSVITAWNFRDGQLTRVWTFDSDDGTPGNEAYRGQGNHNLSVGDVDADGRDEIIYGAAAIDDDGTGLYSTALGHGDALHFGDLDPTRPGLEVFNIQERFDDAGANFRDARTGEVLWKKASVRAGEDGEGPGRGNAFDVDPRHPGAEAWVAGANLNGIWNARGELISETQPRSVNFAVYWDGDLLRELLDRNVVYKWDWEASRLDTLFVAEGAASNNGTKATPTLSGDLLGDWREEIILRAEDNPRELRLYTTTHPTAVRLPTLMHDHIYRLGIAWQNVAYNQPPHLSYSPLDKYPHPEESD is encoded by the coding sequence ATGGACCTTCGTCCGTCGTCCCGGCTCTTCCTCTCCTGTCTGCTGCTTTCCGCGTCGGGGGTGACGCCGGCCAGCGGCCAGTGGCCTCTGGAGAAGCTGGACCGAGGGGTCGTCGCGGTGCCGCGGGAGGAAGGCGGAGCTTTCGTGAGCTGGCGCCTGCTGGGGGACGATCCTGAAGGAATCGCCTTCAACGTGTACCGGGCTTCGCAGGGAGGCGAGCCCCGGAGGCTCAACCCCGAGTCGATCAGCCAGGTGACCTTCCTGCTCGACGAGACGGTCGCGCCAGGCGAGAGAGCCGTCTATTCGGTGCGGCCGGTGGTGGATGGGCGGGAGAGTCCCGCCGACGGGTGGTTCACCCTGCAGCCCGAGACTCCGTATATCGTCATCCCGCTGCAGACGCCGGAGGGATACACCCCCAACGACGGGTCTGTCGGGGACCTGGATGGCGACGGCGCGTACGAGCTGGTCATCCACCAGGTCGGTCGCGGGCGCGACAACTCCCAGAACGGGGTGACCACGGAGCCGATCATCGAGGCCTATGAGCTCGATGGGACGCTCCTCTGGCGCATCAACCTGGGGCGAAACATCCGCGAGGGCGCCCACTACACGCAGTTCATCGTCTATGACCTGGACGGGGATGGGCGTGCGGAAGTGGCCATGAAGACCGCCGACGGCACCGTGGACGGGCTCGGCAAGGTGATCGGCGATGCCAACGCCGACTATCGGAACGAGCGGGGACACGTGCTGGCCGGTCCGGAATACCTGACCGTCTTTGACGGCCGCACCGGCGCGGCGCTCGCCACCGCCCCCTACATCCCACCCCGTCACCCGACCAAGCTCCATCCGAGCGAAGAGGAGCTGCGCGAGATCTGGGGCGACGGAAGAGGAAACCGGTCGGACCGCTACCTCGCCGCGGTGGCCTATGTGGACGGCGAGCGGCCGAGCCTCATCATGGCGCGAGGCTACTACACCCGCTCCGTCATCACCGCATGGAACTTCCGCGACGGGCAGCTCACGCGGGTCTGGACCTTTGACAGCGACGACGGCACACCAGGCAACGAAGCGTATCGCGGCCAGGGAAACCACAACCTCAGCGTGGGCGACGTCGACGCAGACGGTCGCGACGAGATCATCTACGGTGCCGCGGCCATCGACGACGATGGCACCGGACTCTATTCGACCGCTCTGGGCCACGGGGACGCGCTCCACTTCGGCGACCTCGATCCGACCCGACCGGGGCTGGAGGTCTTCAACATCCAGGAGCGCTTCGACGATGCTGGCGCGAACTTCCGCGACGCCCGCACGGGGGAGGTGCTCTGGAAGAAGGCTTCAGTCCGGGCCGGGGAGGACGGAGAGGGTCCCGGGCGGGGAAACGCTTTTGACGTGGATCCGAGGCATCCGGGTGCGGAAGCGTGGGTGGCGGGCGCCAATCTGAACGGAATCTGGAACGCCCGCGGCGAGCTGATCAGCGAGACCCAGCCAAGGTCGGTCAACTTCGCGGTCTATTGGGACGGGGATCTGTTGCGGGAGCTGCTCGACCGCAACGTAGTCTACAAGTGGGACTGGGAAGCCTCGCGACTGGACACCCTCTTCGTCGCGGAGGGAGCCGCGTCCAACAACGGCACCAAGGCAACCCCCACGCTCAGCGGTGACCTGCTGGGAGATTGGCGGGAGGAGATCATCCTGCGGGCGGAGGACAACCCGCGGGAGCTGCGGCTCTACACGACCACTCACCCCACCGCGGTCCGTCTGCCCACCCTGATGCACGATCACATCTATCGGCTCGGCATCGCCTGGCAGAACGTGGCCTACAACCAGCCCCCGCACCTCAGCTACTCCCCGCTCGACAAGTACCCCCATCCTGAAGAGAGCGATTGA
- a CDS encoding amidohydrolase family protein — MIRPTLCASLLLALLLTFVPVDRAAAFQGPGGPGGVRVSPGEECPPGTTEVRPGNCRAPEVPAPSILDYRPESTLVTKETLVPRARFPVVDVHGHARDLTDPGRIEEIVAALDSLNIRIYIAADNLQGERLRETLAALRASPHGDRFRVMAGLNFDNVGPGWGERAARQLEEDIRAGAIGVGEIGKGFGMSIRKADGTRLAIDDPELDPVWETLARLGVPAFIHTADPPEFWEPFDYTNERWLELALFPNRRAFGPDEVPFEQLIEERNNLFRRHPETTFIAAHFGWHAHDLARAAKLLDEFPNVYLEVGAVLYDFGRQPRAAREFFIKYQDRILFGKDSFQPVEYPYYWRVFETDDEYFDYYRDYHAFWKLYGMDLPDEVLRKLYYGNALKLFADLPRDGW, encoded by the coding sequence ATGATCCGGCCGACGCTGTGCGCCAGCCTGCTGCTGGCGCTCCTGCTGACCTTCGTCCCGGTTGACCGCGCCGCCGCCTTCCAGGGCCCCGGTGGACCGGGCGGCGTGAGGGTGTCCCCGGGTGAGGAGTGTCCCCCGGGTACCACCGAGGTCCGGCCGGGAAACTGTCGCGCCCCGGAGGTTCCCGCGCCGTCCATTCTCGACTACCGGCCGGAGTCCACGCTGGTCACCAAGGAGACGCTCGTCCCCCGTGCGCGCTTCCCGGTGGTCGACGTTCACGGACACGCACGCGACCTCACCGATCCCGGCCGCATCGAGGAGATCGTCGCCGCACTCGACTCGCTCAACATCCGCATCTACATCGCCGCGGATAACCTGCAGGGGGAGCGACTGCGGGAAACGCTGGCGGCCCTCCGCGCGAGCCCACACGGGGATCGTTTTCGGGTGATGGCGGGCCTGAACTTCGACAACGTGGGGCCCGGCTGGGGCGAGCGCGCGGCGCGTCAGCTGGAGGAGGACATCCGCGCCGGGGCGATCGGCGTCGGCGAGATCGGCAAGGGCTTCGGCATGTCCATCCGGAAGGCCGACGGCACTCGCCTCGCCATCGACGACCCCGAACTGGACCCGGTCTGGGAAACGCTTGCGCGGCTGGGAGTGCCGGCCTTCATCCACACCGCGGATCCGCCGGAGTTCTGGGAGCCATTCGATTACACCAACGAGCGCTGGCTGGAGCTCGCCCTGTTCCCCAACCGCCGCGCTTTCGGGCCGGACGAGGTCCCCTTCGAGCAGCTCATCGAGGAGCGCAACAACCTCTTCCGCCGCCACCCCGAGACCACCTTCATCGCGGCCCACTTCGGTTGGCACGCGCACGATCTCGCCCGCGCAGCCAAGCTGCTGGATGAGTTTCCCAACGTGTACCTCGAGGTCGGGGCGGTGCTGTACGACTTCGGGCGGCAGCCCCGCGCGGCGCGCGAGTTCTTCATCAAGTACCAGGACCGGATCCTCTTCGGTAAGGACAGCTTCCAGCCCGTGGAGTACCCCTACTACTGGCGGGTATTCGAGACCGATGACGAATACTTCGATTACTATCGGGACTATCACGCCTTCTGGAAGCTCTACGGGATGGACCTTCCGGACGAGGTCCTCCGCAAGCTCTACTACGGGAACGCCCTCAAGCTCTTTGCCGACCTCCCGCGCGACGGCTGGTAG
- a CDS encoding family 16 glycoside hydrolase, with amino-acid sequence MRGYVSRISILAPVLLMSLSAPGAAQQPSGWKQHEWDRPRPPVVEPVAIDLPAPVPADAVVLFDGDDLDAWQKPDGSAAPWEVGDGFFQVRPGTGTIQTRQEFGDVQLHVEWASPSPPRGTNQDRGNSGVFLMGRYEIQVLDSYQAETYADGQAAAIYGQYPPLANASRAPGEWQAYDIYFRRPRFAEDGSLLEPARVTVVHNGILVQNNEEILGPTSYMQFSPYSAHGDEGPIQLQDHGHPVRYRNIWVRPLPERPAPPPGYPPAGIELSSAQLDRFVGRYNRGEQGQGPKLVEVSREGDHLVADINTHSPQRLTPLSETEFALSHTAGRLIFELDDQGRPTAVVFEMGGSRSRGVRAQ; translated from the coding sequence ATGCGAGGCTACGTCTCTCGGATCTCGATCCTCGCGCCGGTACTGCTGATGAGCCTTTCCGCGCCAGGGGCCGCGCAGCAGCCGTCCGGCTGGAAGCAGCACGAGTGGGATCGTCCGCGCCCGCCGGTCGTGGAGCCGGTAGCGATCGACCTTCCCGCCCCTGTGCCGGCGGACGCCGTCGTCCTCTTCGACGGCGACGACCTCGACGCCTGGCAGAAGCCGGACGGGTCGGCCGCGCCGTGGGAGGTGGGTGATGGATTCTTCCAGGTACGCCCGGGGACGGGCACGATCCAGACGCGCCAGGAGTTCGGGGACGTGCAGCTCCACGTCGAGTGGGCTTCCCCCTCGCCACCGCGCGGGACCAACCAGGACCGGGGGAACAGCGGCGTCTTCCTGATGGGTCGATATGAGATCCAGGTCCTCGACTCATACCAGGCGGAGACCTACGCCGACGGTCAGGCGGCAGCGATCTACGGCCAGTACCCCCCGCTCGCCAACGCCTCGCGCGCGCCGGGAGAATGGCAGGCGTACGACATCTACTTCCGGCGGCCGCGCTTCGCCGAGGACGGCTCGCTCCTGGAGCCGGCGCGGGTGACGGTAGTGCACAACGGCATCCTGGTGCAGAACAACGAGGAGATCCTGGGGCCGACGAGCTACATGCAGTTCTCCCCCTATTCCGCCCACGGGGACGAGGGACCCATCCAGCTCCAGGACCACGGACATCCGGTGCGCTACCGGAACATCTGGGTCCGCCCGCTACCGGAGCGCCCGGCTCCACCGCCCGGCTACCCGCCTGCCGGAATCGAGCTCAGCTCGGCGCAACTGGATCGCTTCGTGGGTCGGTACAACCGCGGTGAGCAGGGGCAGGGCCCCAAGCTCGTGGAGGTCAGCCGCGAGGGCGACCACCTGGTCGCCGACATCAACACACACTCGCCGCAGCGCCTGACGCCTCTCTCCGAGACCGAGTTCGCGCTCTCGCACACCGCAGGGCGGCTGATCTTCGAGCTCGACGACCAGGGCCGGCCGACGGCGGTGGTATTCGAGATGGGCGGCAGCCGCAGCCGTGGCGTGAGGGCCCAGTGA
- a CDS encoding SGNH/GDSL hydrolase family protein, with protein MSARNRGTARERRGAVPSPILGPVIGALLLGVMLAACSSAAPPAATSRWEPDIQAFEAADQEHPPAPGGVLFVGSSSIRMWETLEEDFEGLPVLNRGFGGSQMSDVVEFADRIVLPYRPRAIVVYAGDNDLWEGDTPQQVLEDFQSFVRIVHAELPETPIAYIAVKPSVARWSIVDRIRETNDLIRRFTETDPRLEFIDIYTPMLRSDGTPDPALFIEDGLHLNARGYDLWESIVEPVVRKMAGS; from the coding sequence GTGAGCGCGCGGAACCGCGGGACGGCGCGAGAGCGCCGCGGTGCAGTTCCGTCGCCCATCCTCGGGCCTGTGATCGGAGCGCTGCTGTTGGGAGTGATGCTGGCCGCGTGCTCGAGCGCCGCTCCGCCGGCGGCGACGTCCCGTTGGGAGCCCGACATCCAGGCCTTCGAGGCGGCCGACCAGGAACATCCGCCCGCTCCGGGCGGCGTCCTCTTCGTCGGCAGCTCCTCGATCCGGATGTGGGAAACCTTGGAGGAGGACTTCGAGGGCCTGCCGGTGCTCAACCGCGGTTTCGGTGGCTCGCAGATGTCCGACGTGGTCGAGTTCGCCGACCGTATCGTGCTGCCGTACCGGCCACGGGCGATCGTCGTCTACGCCGGAGACAACGACCTGTGGGAGGGGGACACGCCGCAGCAGGTGCTGGAGGACTTTCAATCCTTCGTCCGGATCGTCCACGCCGAGCTACCCGAGACCCCCATCGCCTACATCGCGGTCAAGCCGAGCGTCGCGCGCTGGAGTATCGTCGATCGTATCCGGGAGACCAACGACCTGATCCGCCGGTTTACCGAAACCGATCCGCGCCTCGAGTTCATCGACATCTACACCCCGATGCTGCGGAGCGACGGAACCCCCGACCCCGCGCTGTTCATCGAGGACGGCCTCCACCTGAACGCCCGCGGGTACGACCTCTGGGAATCGATCGTGGAGCCGGTGGTCAGGAAGATGGCGGGAAGCTGA